One genomic window of Serinus canaria isolate serCan28SL12 chromosome 4, serCan2020, whole genome shotgun sequence includes the following:
- the PLAC8 gene encoding placenta-specific gene 8 protein isoform X2 codes for MAVPAVVTIQPQYGGAMSSVSRCTWQTGLMDCCSDCGVCCCGMFCFPCLACQVAGDMNECCLCGTSVAMRTLYRTRYNIPGSICSDCCVTLWCTVCSVCQMKRDINRRRELGIF; via the exons atggctgtcccagctgttgTGACGATCCAGCCGCAGTACGGCGGGGCCATGTCCTCTGTCTCGAGATGCACATGGCAGACAGGCCTGATGGACTGCTGCTCTGACTGTGGTGTCT gctgctgtgggatgttCTGCTTCCCCTGCCTGGCATGCCAGGTGGCTGGGGACATGAACGAGTGCTGCCTGTGTGGGACCAGCGTAGCCATGAGGACCCTGTACCGCACCAGATACAACATCCCG GGGTCCATTTGCTCTGACTGCTGTGTCACCCTGTGGTGCACTGTTTGCTCTGTTTGCCAAATGAAGAGAGACATCAACCGCAGGAGGGAGCTTGGCATATTCTG A
- the PLAC8 gene encoding placenta-specific gene 8 protein isoform X1 — protein sequence MAVPAVVTIQPQYGGAMSSVSRCTWQTGLMDCCSDCGVCCCGMFCFPCLACQVAGDMNECCLCGTSVAMRTLYRTRYNIPGSICSDCCVTLWCTVCSVCQMKRDINRRRELGIFW from the exons atggctgtcccagctgttgTGACGATCCAGCCGCAGTACGGCGGGGCCATGTCCTCTGTCTCGAGATGCACATGGCAGACAGGCCTGATGGACTGCTGCTCTGACTGTGGTGTCT gctgctgtgggatgttCTGCTTCCCCTGCCTGGCATGCCAGGTGGCTGGGGACATGAACGAGTGCTGCCTGTGTGGGACCAGCGTAGCCATGAGGACCCTGTACCGCACCAGATACAACATCCCG GGGTCCATTTGCTCTGACTGCTGTGTCACCCTGTGGTGCACTGTTTGCTCTGTTTGCCAAATGAAGAGAGACATCAACCGCAGGAGGGAGCTTGGCATATTCTGGTAA